The nucleotide window AAAACCTGTTGTAGCTATTTTCCTCGGAGAGAAACCCGAATGTCATGAAGGAAATGTGTATTTTGCTCATACATTGGAAGAATGTGCAAAAATTGCAGTAGATCTTGCAAAAGGTGAAAAAGTAAAAGCAAATTATCAAAATAAATCCGATATTCATTCAAAAGATAGTGAAATTTCAGATAAAACAGTTAAAGGATTGTATTCCGGAGGAACATTGGCTTATGAAGCAGCTATGCTTGTATCTGAAGCATTAAAATTATCTTCATCGGTAAAAGAAGAAGGATATATGTTAAAAACTGACGGATTTGAAATTATGGACTTGGGAGATGATATTTATACTCAAGGGAAACCTCATCCAATGATAGATCCGAGTGTACGTATTGAAAAACTTCGTGAATTCGGTGTAGATCCTAAAACAGGAGTTATTTTACTTGATGTAGTATTAGGATACGGTGCTCATGAAGATATGGCGGGACAATTGGCTCCTGTTATAAAAGAAATATTGAAAAAAGCGGAATCTGAAAAAAGAAAACTTTATATTATAGGTACAGTATGTGGAACTAAAGGTGATCCGCAAAATTATGAAAAATCTCAAAAAGTTCTCGAAGAAGCGGGAATGCTTGTAAAAGAAAGTAATGCAAGTGCATTGAGAACAGCGTTGAATCTAATGGGAACTGATGTTGATGAAACAGAGAAAGAATTTAAAGAATACAAAGGTGAAAAAACTCCTTTACCTGAAGTAAGTGAGGCAATAAAAGATTTACTTTTGACAAAACCGAGAGTAATTAATATAGGAGTGGGAGGATTTACAGAACCTGTAAGACAGTATGGCGGAAAATGCGTTCAGTTTGAATGGAAGCCGATAGCAGGCGGAAATCAAAAGCTCATTAAGATTTTACAACAGTTAAAAAATCTTGAAACTCTTGAAAAAGAAAATAATTTAGTCGTAGAAGCTATGAAAAATGCAGCACCTTATTTGATAGATGTAGTTCCCGCTTACACAGTTATACCTGAAATAAACGGAAAAGTATTATTACATGCGGGACCGCCTATTACATATGCTGAAATGACAGGGCCTATGCAGGGTTCATGTATAGGAGCTGCATTGTTTGAAGGATGGGTGGAAAATGAAGAAGAAGCACGTAAGTTGCTTGAAACGGGAGAAGTGAAATTTATTCCTTGTCATCATGTAAAAGCGGTAGGTCCTATGGGAGGAATAACTTCTGCAAACATGCCTGTACTTGTAGTTGAAAACAGATTAACAGGAAATCGTTCTTATTGTACATTAAATGAGGGTATAGGAAAAGTATTACGTTTTGGAGCATATTCCGAAGAAGTTGTAAACAGACTGCAATGGATGAAAGATGTATTAGGTCCTGTGTTAGGTCAGGCAGCAAAACAGGTTCAGGGAGGAATCAACTTAAATGTAATTATAGCAAAAGCTATTACTATGGGAGATGAATTTCATCAACGTAATATTGCGGCAAGTCTTCTGTTCTTAAAAGAAGTAACTCCAATAATAGTTACATTGGATATAGATGATAAAAAGAAAAAAGATGTTATTCAATTTTTAGCAAATACGGATCAGTTCTTCCTTAATATTATGATGGCTACAGGAAAAGCCGTAGTAGACGGAGCCCGTGTAAATAAGGCAGGAACAATAGTTACAACGATGACACGTAACGGTAAAGATTTCGGAATACGTATAAGCGGACTTGGCGATGAATGGTTTACGGCTCCGGTTAATACGC belongs to Pseudoleptotrichia goodfellowii and includes:
- the fdrA gene encoding bifunctional FdrA/YlbE family protein, whose translation is MLYTVLKENSYQDSINLMLLTNHISTMKGVNKVQIMMGTDANKDIFNTAGLLSKEAEAAKASDMVVVVDSNDESVVKEVMEAIDKFLADLSVKKDEGVQQFVKSWQQAKEVMPEANMALISVPGIYAALEIENAIDNGLHAFVFSDNVPKDEEVRLKKKAHEKGLLVMGPDCGTGIVSNVPLAFTNVVRSGNIGIVGASGTGIQEISTIVEKLGGGVIHAIGTGGRDLSTEVGAITTKDALAGLAHHETTDVIVVVSKPPAKEVKDDVVKLLHSLGKPVVAIFLGEKPECHEGNVYFAHTLEECAKIAVDLAKGEKVKANYQNKSDIHSKDSEISDKTVKGLYSGGTLAYEAAMLVSEALKLSSSVKEEGYMLKTDGFEIMDLGDDIYTQGKPHPMIDPSVRIEKLREFGVDPKTGVILLDVVLGYGAHEDMAGQLAPVIKEILKKAESEKRKLYIIGTVCGTKGDPQNYEKSQKVLEEAGMLVKESNASALRTALNLMGTDVDETEKEFKEYKGEKTPLPEVSEAIKDLLLTKPRVINIGVGGFTEPVRQYGGKCVQFEWKPIAGGNQKLIKILQQLKNLETLEKENNLVVEAMKNAAPYLIDVVPAYTVIPEINGKVLLHAGPPITYAEMTGPMQGSCIGAALFEGWVENEEEARKLLETGEVKFIPCHHVKAVGPMGGITSANMPVLVVENRLTGNRSYCTLNEGIGKVLRFGAYSEEVVNRLQWMKDVLGPVLGQAAKQVQGGINLNVIIAKAITMGDEFHQRNIAASLLFLKEVTPIIVTLDIDDKKKKDVIQFLANTDQFFLNIMMATGKAVVDGARVNKAGTIVTTMTRNGKDFGIRISGLGDEWFTAPVNTPKGLFFTGFTQDDANPDIGDSAITETVGVGGMTMIAAPGVTRFVGAGGFKDALKVSDEMSEICTIHNPNFAIPTWDFKGAPLGIDIRKVVETGITPVINTGIAHKNAGVGQVGAGTVRAPLACFEKALVAYAKHIGLDVE